A genomic window from Oceanobacillus timonensis includes:
- a CDS encoding ArgE/DapE family deacylase translates to MNKEERINILQDIIKIKSVNDNESEVADYLGGLFQKYGIESEKVTYSEGRESLVATYKKGDGKVLGISGHEDVVAAGDESEWTFPPFSGEIDGDKLYGRGSTDMKSGLAALAIAMVEVKEENADINGTLKFMATVGEEVGELGSEQLTKEGYADDLDGLIIGEPTGPALIHTHKGSMNYTVVSRGKSAHSSMPQEGINSISNINAFVTRANAEMQAITNKYSNEILGETAHAITIIHGGDQINSIPASTTLQGNIRTIPEFDNSKVEALLQHIVDDLNQKDGFKLELVIDENISPVEAAPDSELIQTIQTVSNQALPVTGISPTTDAAAFTKADNSFDLVIYGPGVSDLPHQKDEYVSIENYLEMIDTYKAIYKAYLK, encoded by the coding sequence TTGAATAAAGAAGAACGCATTAACATTTTACAAGATATCATAAAAATCAAATCCGTTAATGATAACGAATCTGAAGTAGCTGATTACCTAGGCGGTCTATTCCAAAAATATGGAATTGAATCCGAAAAAGTAACATATAGTGAAGGCCGGGAAAGCTTGGTAGCCACTTATAAAAAAGGTGACGGTAAAGTATTAGGAATCAGTGGACACGAGGATGTTGTAGCAGCTGGCGACGAAAGCGAGTGGACATTCCCGCCATTCTCGGGTGAAATCGATGGTGATAAATTATATGGCCGCGGCTCCACGGATATGAAATCCGGTCTGGCAGCTTTAGCAATCGCTATGGTGGAAGTGAAAGAAGAAAACGCAGATATCAACGGTACATTGAAATTCATGGCAACAGTTGGTGAAGAAGTTGGCGAACTTGGTTCGGAACAATTAACGAAGGAAGGGTATGCTGATGATCTGGACGGTCTGATTATTGGCGAACCAACCGGACCAGCCTTGATTCACACGCATAAAGGCTCCATGAACTATACCGTTGTATCTCGAGGTAAATCAGCGCACAGTTCCATGCCTCAAGAAGGAATCAACTCTATCTCGAATATCAATGCATTTGTGACACGTGCGAATGCGGAAATGCAAGCCATCACGAACAAATACAGCAATGAGATATTAGGTGAAACTGCACATGCTATTACCATCATCCATGGCGGAGATCAGATTAACAGTATTCCTGCCAGCACAACATTACAAGGTAACATTCGCACCATCCCTGAATTTGACAACAGCAAAGTGGAAGCATTGTTGCAGCATATTGTTGACGACTTGAACCAAAAAGATGGTTTTAAATTAGAATTAGTGATTGATGAAAATATTTCCCCAGTGGAAGCTGCACCCGATTCCGAACTGATTCAAACCATCCAAACTGTATCCAATCAAGCATTGCCTGTAACAGGGATTTCACCAACAACGGATGCTGCTGCCTTTACGAAAGCTGACAATTCGTTCGATCTCGTCATCTATGGTCCTGGCGTTTCCGATTTACCACATCAAAAAGACGAATATGTATCCATTGAAAACTACTTGGAAATGATTGATACGTATAAAGCGATTTACAAAGCATATTTAAAATAA
- the treR gene encoding trehalose operon repressor, translating into MQNKYVLIYQEMVQKIEKEMVKANEFLPSENELAEQYQTSRETIRKALNLLAQNGYIQKIRGKGSTVIERNKFDFPVSGLVSFQELADKMGEKPITTVHQCAKINANDFICDQLKLEDSGEVWEILRTRSFSGQRIILDKDYLNAKTVPYISEDIAEASIYNYLENELGLIISFAKKEIVVEEPTAEDRALLDLEGFYNVVVIKNYVYLDDATLFQYTESRHRPDKFRFVDFARREQ; encoded by the coding sequence ATGCAGAATAAATATGTCCTTATTTATCAAGAAATGGTTCAAAAAATAGAAAAAGAAATGGTTAAAGCAAATGAGTTTCTGCCCTCAGAAAATGAATTAGCGGAGCAGTATCAGACATCGCGAGAAACGATTCGGAAAGCATTAAATCTGCTTGCTCAGAATGGTTACATTCAAAAAATCCGCGGAAAAGGGTCTACAGTGATTGAACGGAATAAATTCGATTTTCCCGTTTCCGGTTTGGTCAGCTTTCAAGAGTTAGCCGATAAAATGGGAGAAAAACCAATCACAACTGTTCATCAATGCGCCAAAATAAACGCAAATGATTTTATCTGTGACCAATTAAAGCTGGAGGATAGCGGGGAGGTCTGGGAAATTCTCCGGACCCGTTCCTTCTCCGGACAGCGCATCATTTTGGACAAGGATTATTTAAACGCAAAAACTGTTCCGTATATTTCGGAGGACATTGCGGAAGCATCTATTTATAACTACCTTGAAAATGAATTAGGTTTGATCATCAGCTTTGCCAAAAAAGAAATCGTGGTGGAAGAGCCGACAGCGGAAGATCGTGCTTTATTAGATTTAGAAGGTTTTTATAATGTCGTCGTGATTAAAAATTATGTCTATTTAGATGATGCGACCTTATTTCAATATACGGAATCCAGGCACCGTCCGGATAAGTTCCGTTTCGTAGATTTTGCCAGACGAGAACAGTGA
- the treP gene encoding PTS system trehalose-specific EIIBC component, which produces MSKFTKDAEKLLEKVGGSENISVVTHCATRMRFVLNDPEQADVEAIEDIDMVKGTFTQAGQFQVIIGNEVASFYNEFTRIADVGDTSKEDAKEAAKQNMNLLQRLVSHLADIFTPIIPALVVGGLILGFRNVIGDIEMLENGTMTLADSSQFWTGLYDFLWLIAEAIFHFLPVALTWSISRKMGTTQVLGIILGLTLISPQLLNAYEVVETSDIPVWDFGFFQIEMIGYQAQVIPAILAGFVLAYLEIGLRKIIPQVVSMIFVPFFALLPTVIIAHVVLGPIGWTIGTWISNVVYDGLTSALGWLFAAVFGFAYAPLVITGLHHMTNAIDLQLMSEFDGTNLWPMIALSNIAQGSAVVAMIYLNRKDKKEQQVTIPAAISCYLGVTEPALFGVNLRYLFPLFAGMAGSAVAAVISVGSGVMANSIGVGGIPGILSIQLPHMLMFAVAMVAAIVIPFFLTIILSKTKMGVDAYKRLGKK; this is translated from the coding sequence TTGAGTAAATTTACGAAAGACGCAGAAAAGTTACTGGAAAAAGTCGGCGGAAGTGAAAATATCTCTGTTGTCACACACTGTGCTACCAGAATGCGATTTGTTTTAAATGACCCGGAGCAAGCAGATGTTGAGGCCATAGAAGACATAGATATGGTTAAAGGAACCTTTACACAAGCCGGACAATTCCAGGTTATTATCGGAAATGAAGTCGCTTCCTTTTATAATGAATTTACACGTATAGCTGACGTTGGCGATACATCTAAAGAAGATGCTAAAGAAGCAGCGAAACAAAATATGAATCTTTTACAGCGTTTAGTCTCTCATTTAGCTGATATATTCACACCAATTATTCCTGCATTGGTTGTCGGAGGGCTGATTCTCGGTTTCCGAAACGTTATCGGGGATATTGAAATGCTGGAAAATGGAACCATGACTTTAGCAGACTCCTCCCAATTTTGGACTGGATTATATGATTTTCTATGGTTGATTGCAGAAGCTATTTTTCACTTTCTCCCTGTTGCACTTACCTGGTCTATCTCCAGGAAGATGGGAACCACTCAGGTACTCGGAATTATTTTAGGTCTTACATTAATTTCTCCACAGCTTTTAAACGCGTATGAAGTCGTTGAAACGTCTGACATACCGGTGTGGGACTTCGGATTCTTCCAAATTGAAATGATTGGTTATCAGGCCCAAGTTATTCCGGCCATTTTAGCAGGTTTTGTGTTAGCCTATTTAGAAATTGGCTTGCGGAAAATTATTCCACAAGTCGTATCGATGATTTTTGTGCCTTTCTTTGCATTACTGCCAACCGTCATCATTGCCCATGTGGTATTAGGCCCTATCGGCTGGACAATCGGTACATGGATCTCCAATGTCGTTTACGACGGATTAACATCTGCATTAGGCTGGTTGTTTGCAGCCGTATTTGGATTTGCATACGCACCGCTCGTTATTACAGGCTTGCATCATATGACGAATGCCATTGACCTGCAATTAATGAGCGAATTTGACGGAACCAACCTCTGGCCAATGATTGCCTTATCGAATATTGCCCAAGGTTCGGCGGTTGTTGCGATGATTTACCTGAACCGAAAAGATAAGAAAGAGCAACAAGTAACCATCCCTGCAGCCATCTCTTGTTATCTGGGGGTTACGGAACCGGCGCTGTTCGGAGTGAACTTACGATACCTGTTCCCGCTTTTTGCCGGCATGGCTGGCTCTGCGGTTGCAGCAGTGATATCTGTCGGATCTGGCGTTATGGCAAACTCCATAGGCGTCGGTGGTATACCAGGGATTTTATCTATCCAATTACCGCATATGCTGATGTTCGCCGTAGCCATGGTAGCAGCGATTGTTATTCCGTTCTTCTTAACAATCATTTTATCCAAAACAAAAATGGGCGTAGATGCCTATAAACGTCTAGGTAAAAAATAA
- a CDS encoding class I SAM-dependent DNA methyltransferase produces MFKEYGELSTKLYEITKPVGYSMNGDMEYYDEKLKNREGPVLEAGVGTGRMLIPFLKKGIAIDGVDISSEMLEQCKVNMQAHQVYTNLFNQDVTQLHLERKYHTVTMPTGSFCLLPRNQIDAFLQNVYHHLEEDGQFIFDALLPTDFKTGDIAIDHYPLTADSGILLTNTSKDIDWLEQKVSYIHKYELLHQGAIEKTEISHFILYWYGIKELAFLLKNVGFSSVDYDIDYGQGIDSSLITFIANKKHD; encoded by the coding sequence ATGTTTAAAGAATACGGGGAATTAAGTACGAAACTATATGAAATCACGAAACCAGTTGGGTACTCCATGAACGGTGATATGGAATATTATGATGAGAAGTTGAAAAATCGGGAGGGCCCCGTGCTGGAAGCTGGTGTTGGCACTGGAAGAATGCTGATCCCCTTTTTGAAAAAAGGAATAGCTATTGATGGTGTAGATATCTCATCTGAGATGCTGGAACAATGCAAAGTCAATATGCAAGCGCATCAGGTATATACTAATTTATTCAATCAAGATGTAACCCAGCTTCATTTAGAACGGAAATATCATACCGTTACTATGCCAACAGGGAGTTTTTGTCTGCTCCCCAGAAATCAAATTGATGCTTTTCTTCAAAATGTATATCACCATCTGGAAGAAGACGGACAATTTATATTCGATGCCTTATTGCCAACCGACTTTAAAACAGGAGACATAGCCATCGACCATTATCCGTTGACAGCAGATTCCGGAATATTATTGACAAATACAAGCAAAGACATCGATTGGCTGGAGCAAAAAGTGTCTTATATCCATAAATATGAGCTTTTGCATCAAGGAGCTATCGAGAAAACCGAAATCTCTCATTTTATTCTCTACTGGTATGGAATAAAGGAACTAGCATTCTTATTAAAAAATGTCGGGTTCAGCTCTGTTGATTATGACATTGATTATGGTCAAGGAATCGATTCTTCTCTCATAACTTTTATTGCAAATAAAAAGCATGATTAG
- the treC gene encoding alpha,alpha-phosphotrehalase, whose translation MQEKWWQKSVVYQIYPKSFNDTTGNGMGDINGITEKLDYLKELGVDVIWLTPIYVSPQKDNGYDIADYYAIQPDYGTMEDFETMLTKAHQLGLKVIMDIAVNHTSTEHTWFQESKKATANPYRNYYIWKDGEPDNPPTNWESKFGGNTWEYDETTGSYYLHLFDITQADLNWENEKVRDDIYQMMNFWMDKGIDGFRLDVINLISKDQRFPDDDGSIPPGDGRKFYTDGPRVHEFLHEMNQEVFKGRKTLTVGEMSSTSMEDCIKYTNPEREEIDMTFNFHHLKVDYPNGEKWTKASFDFLYLKQLLSDWQTGMQAGGGWNALFWCNHDQPRIVSRFGDDTTYHKESAKMLATTIHMMQGTPYIYQGEEIGMTNPGFDDISQYRDVESLNMYRSKKEEGLSKQEMIEILQEKSRDNARTPMQWNSAANAGFTEGTPWMGLPDNYKEINAEAAIADHTSIFYHYQKLIQLRKDYQVITDGKYQLILPEDFAIFAYIRENEDTKLLVVNNFYGKEANLKLPESIHRVFMDSEVLLSNYDDSPSFTSETIPLRPYESIVYYLKK comes from the coding sequence ATGCAAGAAAAATGGTGGCAAAAATCCGTTGTTTATCAAATCTATCCCAAAAGTTTTAATGATACGACCGGTAATGGCATGGGAGATATCAACGGAATTACCGAAAAACTGGATTATTTAAAAGAACTGGGAGTCGACGTGATATGGCTTACCCCTATTTATGTTTCTCCCCAAAAAGATAATGGTTATGACATTGCTGATTACTATGCTATTCAGCCGGATTATGGAACGATGGAAGACTTTGAAACCATGCTTACAAAAGCGCATCAATTAGGGTTAAAAGTCATTATGGATATTGCGGTCAATCATACATCCACGGAACATACATGGTTCCAGGAGTCGAAAAAAGCAACGGCTAATCCTTACCGGAACTATTATATCTGGAAAGATGGCGAGCCAGATAATCCGCCGACAAACTGGGAATCCAAATTCGGCGGCAATACATGGGAATACGATGAAACGACAGGCTCTTATTATCTGCATCTCTTTGATATCACGCAAGCAGATCTCAATTGGGAAAATGAAAAAGTCCGCGATGACATTTATCAAATGATGAACTTTTGGATGGATAAAGGGATAGATGGCTTTCGCTTAGATGTGATCAATTTAATTTCCAAAGACCAGCGTTTCCCAGATGATGACGGCAGCATTCCTCCAGGTGACGGACGTAAATTCTATACCGATGGACCGCGAGTACATGAATTTCTCCATGAAATGAATCAGGAAGTATTTAAAGGGCGTAAAACCCTTACTGTCGGAGAAATGTCCTCTACTTCCATGGAAGATTGTATCAAGTATACAAATCCAGAACGCGAAGAAATAGATATGACATTCAACTTCCATCATTTAAAGGTGGACTATCCGAACGGGGAGAAATGGACAAAAGCGTCATTTGATTTTCTTTATCTCAAGCAGCTGTTATCTGATTGGCAGACTGGTATGCAAGCAGGCGGCGGCTGGAACGCGCTGTTCTGGTGTAACCATGACCAGCCGCGCATTGTATCCCGCTTCGGTGATGATACAACCTATCATAAAGAATCGGCAAAAATGCTGGCAACAACGATTCACATGATGCAGGGGACGCCTTATATTTATCAAGGTGAAGAAATCGGTATGACCAATCCCGGTTTTGATGACATTTCCCAATATCGCGATGTCGAATCACTGAATATGTACCGCAGTAAAAAAGAAGAAGGCCTGTCCAAACAGGAAATGATTGAAATTCTCCAGGAAAAATCCCGTGATAACGCACGGACACCAATGCAATGGAATTCTGCAGCCAACGCTGGATTTACGGAAGGCACACCTTGGATGGGCCTTCCAGATAATTACAAGGAAATCAATGCAGAAGCTGCAATTGCTGATCACACGTCTATTTTTTATCATTATCAGAAACTAATTCAGCTTCGAAAGGATTATCAAGTAATCACAGATGGAAAATATCAGCTGATTTTACCAGAGGACTTTGCAATTTTTGCGTATATAAGAGAAAATGAGGATACAAAACTATTAGTAGTAAACAATTTTTACGGCAAAGAGGCAAACTTGAAGTTACCGGAATCGATTCACCGTGTATTTATGGATAGCGAGGTTTTACTATCTAATTACGACGATTCCCCCTCTTTCACTTCTGAAACGATTCCATTGCGGCCATATGAATCGATTGTTTATTATCTAAAGAAATAA
- a CDS encoding GIY-YIG nuclease family protein — protein sequence MKAIEYSVQESDTLYAIKAWLPKNVEDIAIGRLGQFHFPKGYYVYVGSAKRNLRARVDRHLQMAKKKRWHIDYLRPYLQIQVVQTYPSAEGECALFERLKQENGGTMPVKGFGSSDCRCYSHLFYSEEEVRLD from the coding sequence ATGAAAGCGATTGAATATTCGGTACAGGAATCAGATACACTTTATGCGATAAAAGCGTGGCTGCCAAAGAATGTGGAAGATATTGCTATCGGCAGACTGGGACAATTTCACTTTCCAAAAGGTTATTATGTTTATGTAGGAAGTGCCAAACGAAATCTGCGTGCGCGGGTGGACAGGCATCTTCAGATGGCTAAAAAGAAACGCTGGCATATTGATTATTTACGCCCTTATCTGCAAATTCAAGTTGTGCAAACGTATCCTAGTGCAGAAGGAGAATGTGCACTGTTTGAGAGACTGAAGCAGGAAAATGGCGGAACCATGCCGGTGAAAGGGTTCGGATCATCGGATTGCAGGTGTTATTCGCATTTGTTTTATTCAGAAGAGGAAGTGCGGTTAGATTAG
- a CDS encoding RQC domain-containing protein, with translation MLAKILKGSREKKVLELGLGDCPVYGYFKGVKQEEVMAKIDWVIDHDLSGEFFNS, from the coding sequence TTGCTTGCGAAAATTTTAAAAGGATCGCGGGAGAAAAAAGTATTGGAGCTGGGATTGGGTGATTGTCCGGTGTATGGCTATTTTAAAGGTGTCAAACAGGAAGAAGTGATGGCGAAGATTGACTGGGTGATTGATCATGATTTGTCTGGGGAATTTTTTAATTCATGA